A genomic stretch from Desulfotignum balticum DSM 7044 includes:
- a CDS encoding potassium channel family protein, protein MSQQILIIGLGHFGMSLARTLSERGAEVLAVDINKALVEEAADFVTEAIVLDATDETELAGLEPGKRDSAVCAIGDDSKEASIICTVLLRQMGAPLVISRANDKMHQRILKLVGAHQIVNPEQEFGKRFANRLLYRHVIADTNLGEDLHLTEICIQPSMVGKTLVDLALPKRFGIMVVGIRRGPRGKIHQPQPKDPLQKDDNLIIVSSESAIPKLIKGV, encoded by the coding sequence ATGTCCCAGCAAATTCTGATCATCGGACTCGGCCATTTTGGAATGTCCCTTGCCCGGACCCTGTCGGAAAGAGGTGCCGAGGTACTGGCCGTGGATATCAATAAAGCGCTGGTGGAAGAAGCGGCTGACTTTGTTACCGAGGCCATTGTGCTGGATGCCACGGATGAAACGGAGCTGGCAGGACTTGAACCGGGAAAAAGGGATTCCGCTGTCTGCGCCATCGGGGATGATTCCAAGGAAGCTTCCATTATCTGTACGGTACTGCTCAGACAGATGGGAGCCCCGCTGGTCATTTCCCGGGCCAATGACAAAATGCATCAGCGGATTTTGAAACTGGTGGGGGCCCACCAGATTGTCAATCCGGAACAGGAATTTGGAAAGCGGTTTGCCAACCGGCTGCTGTACCGGCATGTCATTGCCGACACCAATCTGGGGGAAGACCTGCACTTAACCGAGATCTGCATCCAGCCGTCCATGGTGGGCAAAACCCTGGTCGACCTGGCCCTGCCCAAACGCTTCGGCATCATGGTGGTGGGCATCAGAAGGGGCCCCCGGGGAAAAATTCATCAGCCCCAGCCAAAAGACCCGCTGCAAAAAGATGACAATCTC